From one Mytilus edulis chromosome 1, xbMytEdul2.2, whole genome shotgun sequence genomic stretch:
- the LOC139495406 gene encoding uncharacterized protein, translating to MDNPIMDVSQMTITKMQTLVRAEMYGRRQLTVLNVRLNEINKRLKICKDRGVNSHLYVLKQRRKVTENVRNMYGIYVRRKMTAVARMIISNFSNSVFESSNTSSDSQNNDETENLNAPRNDDADVNTSEDSNLSIDNSSNNTESAQQEITVNANSDQTGHHQHSVNANSDQTGQHQ from the exons ATGGACAACCCG ATCATGGATGTATCTCAAATGACGATAACAAAGATGCAGACATTAGTAAGAGCAGAAATGTATGGAAGAAGGCAACTGACTGTTCTTAATGTTAGACtgaatgaaataaacaaaagacTTAAAATTTGCAAAGACAGGGGAGTTAATTCACATCTGTATGTATTAAAACAACGACGGAAAGTTACAGAAAACGTGAGAAATATGTATGGTATCTATGTCAGGAGGAAAATGACCGCAGTTGCCAGAATGATTATATCTAACTTTTCAAATTCAGTGTTTGAATCCAGCAATACCAGTTCAGACTCACAAAACAATGAtgaaacagaaaatttaaatgCTCCTCGAAATGATGACGCTGATGTAAACACTTCCGAGGACAGCAACCTTTCGATTGATAATTCATCAAATAACACTGAATCAGCACAACAAGAGATTACTGTGAATGCTAACAGCGATCAGACAGGGCACCACCAACATTCTGTGAATGCTAACAGCGATCAGACAGGGCAGCATCAATAA